A stretch of the Dioscorea cayenensis subsp. rotundata cultivar TDr96_F1 chromosome 4, TDr96_F1_v2_PseudoChromosome.rev07_lg8_w22 25.fasta, whole genome shotgun sequence genome encodes the following:
- the LOC120257985 gene encoding LOW QUALITY PROTEIN: uncharacterized protein LOC120257985 (The sequence of the model RefSeq protein was modified relative to this genomic sequence to represent the inferred CDS: deleted 1 base in 1 codon) codes for MEDSYTVQISSNLVNRLVNNENKPRKKTKKLKPKLPNEPQQVQKTTKPTPGSPNSNLGGGWPHQPPMFLPVAPSQHATANAELEAIRSVLQESERVLEKLEKQEANMTRELTQRAKELHDKEFKLPTRKPMPCEAEKEACLKCYKNYAKDPLKCAQVVKSFADCARRARQQDC; via the exons ATGGAGGACTCATACACAGTCCAAATTAGTTCCAACTTAGTGAACCGGCTTGTAAATAATGAGAACAAACCGagaaagaaaaccaagaaaCTGAAGCCAAAGCTTCCTAATGAGCCTCAACAAGTGCAGAAAACAACAAAGCCAACTCCTGGTTCGCCAAACAGCAATCTTGGTGGAGGATGGCCGCACCAACCACCAATGTTCCTGCCAGTAGCCCCTTCTCAGCATGCAACAGCAAATGCTGAATTAGAAGCAATACGCTCTGTCCTCCAAGAGAGTGAAAGGGTCCTCGAGAAGTTGGAGAAGCAGGAGGCCAACATGACTCGGGAACTGACTCAGAGAGCAAAAGAACTCCATGATAAAGAGTTCAAGCTA CCTACCAGAAAGCCCATGCCCTGTGAAGCCGAGAAAGAGGCTTGTCTCAAGTGCTACAAGAACTACGCCAAAGATCCCCTCAAATGTGCTCAAGTAGTTAAATCATTTGCCGACTGTGCTCGTCGGGCAAGGCAGCAGGATTGCTGA